In Pirellulaceae bacterium, the sequence TGTCCGAATGGGATCTTTTTAAATCTGCTCGCTGGCCGCAGATTTGGCTTCTTCGTCGCTGGGAGTCATATCAACACCCACACGTAGCTCATGATGGCCTCCCCCGACAAAGATGCCTTGGATAGGGGACACGTCATCGTAATCGCGCCCCCAAGCAACGCAGATATGGGAGTCGCCTGACAACAAGTTGTTGGTTGGATCTAGATCGATCCAGCCACAGTCGCCGCAATAAACCGAGCACCAGGCGTGCGAAGCGTCGGCGCCAACCAGCCTGGATTGACCCGCCGGTGGCGTTGTCCGAACGTAGCCGCTCACATAGCGTGCTGGGAGGTCAAGTGATCGCAAGCAAGCGATGGCCAAATGGGCAAAGTCTTGACAAACGCCTCGACGTAATCGGAATGCTTCATCCACCGTCGTGTGAATCGTCGTGGCTTGCTGATCAAACGTGAAGTCGTTATGAATGCGCTGATTGAGCTCTCGTATCGCTTCCAGAATGGGCCGATTGGCCGGAAAGCTTTGTTGTGCATAAGATCGGATTGGTTCACTGATTTGCACCCGAGCCGATGGCAGCAGCAAGGGGAAATGGCGTAAGCTGCTGAAACGGCGTGTCTCTCGTGCTTGAGCACGAATGACTTCCCAAGCCTCGGATTGCATCTCATCAAAATTCGGTGATGGAGATACTTCGACATGACTTGTCGAAGTCACTTCGAAGGCTCGATAAGCGCCATGGATCGAAAAGTAATCGACGAGATTTCCGAAGTAGTCGGTTTGGCGAGTAATCAGCTTGGGAGGCGGATTGAGAACAAGCCGATAATCGTGGCAGCGCTGACGGTCGGTTTCTCGCGGAGCCAAATGGAGCCGATTGTGACAGACCGCTACCGTCTCGGAGTAACGATACGACGTCGTGTGGGTAACCGAATAGTTCATCAACGTGACTCAGAGGCGATGCTGTGTGGGGCCCGCATGGAAAAAATACTTGTGGGAAATCACGTTCGACAATTCTGGCAATGTGACTTCTGCGATCGTCAAGAGATTGATCAACGGATTGGACGCTTCATACTTGAGTGGCTGTAAGCTCGACAAAAGATCCATGTTTCGTAAATGGTTGAGAATGCCATCCGCTAAACTCTGCTCCGTGCGGTGAGTATCTTCCTGGCCAATTGAAGGTAGATCGCTGACGTGTGTTGCGCAAAGAGCTAATTGATAGGCCAATGAGCGCGGATTGGATTCATCCTGGAGAAGTAAGTCGAGTACGGGGCCCCATTCGACACGTGTATGGTACCGTGAACGATAGGTCATCACTCCATCAAAGATCTCAAGCAGTGCTTCGAGTGCTTGATAATTTGGCTGCTGATCTTGTTCGACAACGGTCCGAATGATGGAACTAATTTGCATCGAACGCTCCAAGCGTCGTCCCAGATCCAAAAATCGCCAAGCGTGGGTGCGCGTCATGCTTTCAGAAACGTGTCCGCCGAAGGCTGCGAGTTGCAGCAACAGCGTTTCCAGTTGGTCGAGTACAGGCAGCAAGCTCTGGCTTTCTGAGTCTGGCCATGAGTCCACATTCATTTGACGAATAATCCGCCAGGTGTCGATCGACATCAAGTCGCGAACAGTGGAACTCAAGAAGACCAGTTCTGAAACGGTTGACCGCATCGTGCCGGGTTGCTGGTCGTCAAACACGGCAGCTGGCAGGGCATTTTCGATGGCCGGTAGTTGATCTTTGATCGCGTCGACAACGAAGCCCGGTTCGATTTGTCCTCGTTCCGCAAGAATACGCAATAAGACGGGCAGCTCCGGAAGTTCATCCGTGTCCTCTTCCCGAGTCAACCGCAAGGTGACTGCTCGTAATAATTTGCCAGAGATTTCTGCTCGAACCGCGTGTCGTCCCAACCAATAGAAATGCTCTGCCGCTCGGCTTGGCAAGTCCACGCCGCCACGCCGCAATTTCAAATCATCGCCCGCAGTCCGCAGCAAAGTGACCTGCGTCACCGGGCCGTCTGCCAACACCCAGGTGTCTTTGCTATGTTCTCCGGCAAGTAGCGATCGATCCAGTGGCGTGAGTGAGCTTGAAACGCGGCTAAGTGCTCCCGGCATGATCGTGTAGTCATCATCATCCGCTACCGCGAAGCTGCGGAGTGCGATGAACGATTGGTGGAATTGGCTGTTCGCCCAAACAGGGACCGACGATCGCACCACTCGTTCTTGTGCCACGAATGCGGCAGGGTCTCGGAGAATCAGTTTCCGCAACCTGTCAGGGTCCATCTCTGACAGTCGTCGGGCTTGGGTTTGTGCCAGACCGCGACGACGGTAGGCAGGTTTGACGCTCAGTTGATCGAGTTGATCCAGGACATGTTTAAGAGAATTCGGATCACCACACCAGAAGGTTTCCACGCCCGGCATTGCCAGGGGTTCACCCAATAATGCAAGGCAAATTTGCGGTAGAAACGCCATGAAGATCGGCGACTCGACCAAACCAGATCCAAGTGAATTGGCAATCGCAACCTGACCGCTGTGCCAGGATTGCACGAGGCCTGCCACGCCAAATGAGGCCGTTGTGGATAATTCCAGAGGATCGCATTCTTCACTGTTTGGGCGTCGGATCAGAACGTCGACGGGTGACAGACCTCCGAGTGTTTTCAAGTGGAGGCGTTGATCGCGAATGGCCAAATCACCCGCTTCTGCTAAGGTATAGCCCAGGTAGCGTGCTAAAAATGCTTCCTCGAGATAGTTGTCGCTGCCAGCCGCTTGGCTTAGCAAAATCACACGCGCGTCGGCGCCTCGTTGACTCAGTCGCGTCATTTGACGCCGGACAGCGAGGAAAAATGGTGCTAAACGTTCCACTTGGCAAGCATGGATCACGTCCGGCAAAATGCGGGAAGAAGCGATGCGGTTTTGCAAGGCAAAGCCAGCGCCGGATGGCGCCTCACAGCGATCTGCAACCACCCACCAGATTCCATCCGGAGATCTTGCCAAGTCGGCGGCGTAAAAGTGCAGTAATCGTTCTTCTGCTGGTCTCGCCTCGCAATAAGGCAACTGGAATCCTGGATGTCGAAAAACGACTTCGGGAGGTAAGATGTTCCCTGTTAATAATCGCTGGGGACCATACAAATCACGCAAAGTCAGATCGAGCAATCTGGCTCTTTGCTGGAGCGCCGACGAAACGGTTTTCCATTCGTCATTAGCAATCATGAGTGGAAGCGCGTCGAGTGTCCAAGGGTGATCCCCGTGCGTGGGACGAGTGGCAGGTTCTGGGTGCGCTAAACTATTCTCTCGTAGCAGCCGTTGAGCTTGCGACCAGCGACGACCAAAGTCTTCGGCAGTCAGGCCTGCACTTGACTCGATAAATCGTTTCCAGTGGGGGCGGAGTCCACCCCTTGTGTCTATGATCTCATCGTACGATCCCGGCGCGCTGGTGTAGCCCGGGAATGGGGCTTGCTGGGTGAACTGTTTTAAGGCAGACACAATAACATCCGACCTGCGGAATGCATTAAATAGGGAGGACAGCTGGCTGGCAAGAAATTGCCAAGCGTTGTCATTATCGGCATGCCGCCTGCTCGAGGGTCAATCCGTCTTTTTTCCTCGTGAGCTCCTCTTGACGGAACGACTAGGGGGCCACCGTGTTGCGTCCCATCCAAGTTTGGTGATTAATGCCGATTTCTCGGTGGAAATTAGGGGAAACGGCCACCCAACCGCAAGGGCTGATCTCCTCTTGCAATCGGCTGGTGGAAACAATCCAAACGGAGCGGTCGAGCCGATTGAAACGAGAATTTGGAAAGTGCAAAGTGAATCAAGGATTTGCCAAACAAGAAGTGATCTGCGAAATCGACCTGGTCGGCAAACTGATCGGAAGCTTTGTGTGCTGCGCGAATCTTATTTTGACATTAAGCTTCGATGAGGATGGATGGGGGCGACGGACGAGCAGCCCGATATGAGTTACTGGCGGTTGACTTGGCTGACACAACGTGACAGATAGCTTCGAGCTTGATTGATTTCCTCTGAAACCTCTTGCGTGGTTGGTAGAATTGGGATGCCGCGCGGGACCGGATGCATGAAAATCTCGGTCCAACCGTCGTATTGAATATCTCGAAGAGCTGCCACGATAGGTTGGAAGTCCAGTTTGCCGCGCCCCGGCATCTGCAGTAATTCGTCTGCTTTGGGTAGCTTTTTCATGCAGCCTTTTCCGTGTTGCCAAGCTTGGAAAAAGGCCAGATGCCTCTTGCCCAAATGCCGGATCAGCGAACCGATCAGATTTGGATCCTGAGGAAGATGGTACGGCGCCATCGCGAGACCAAGATGAGGTGATTTGGCGTAATCCGCAAAGTAACGGAGGGAGTCGGGTGAGCTGAGTAAGTTTCCGCTATGATTTTCGATGCCGATCACCACATCGTGCGCTTCTGCGATGGCAACATGCGGTTTCATGCTTTCGACAAACTTTGCGACACGTTTCTTTAAGCTGTCACCGGTTTGTTGCTGTGCACCGCATACGATCAACTTACCGTCAAAATCTCGGAGAAGCTCAATTTCACTCGCTAAACGATAGGGGCCTAAATCGTATCTTGTGAGCATGCCGAGTTTGAGATTGTGCTTCTGGAGCATTTGCTGGAACTTTAATCTGCCCATCGATTCCATTTGCTCTCGATGATCAGCATGGGGGCGGGGCCAAAGATCGATGTAATTTGCTCCGATTACTTTGGCTTGTTGGCTAACCACCGGTAGCGGCGTTGTGCCGTACATCGGCGATCCCAAGATATATTTCAATGAGAATGGCTTAGTGGGAGCGATTGTTTCAGCTGCTTGTGATGCATGGGAAAGAGCAGTCAAGCAAGTTACCGTTGTGCCGATGGCCTGCTGGCCAAATTGTCGCCGAGTTCGTTGGGCCGTTGTTGGGTTCATCGAGGATTTCCAGTTTTGCTCGTGATCAGACCTTGCCGAATGGCATTTTAGCTGCGGGCAGTGCGTCTAAAGCTGCGGTAAGGATTGCCTAGTCGTGTCCAGAAAGTCGGAACCTTATGCTCACGGTTCTTTGAGTAGCCATATTTGTAGACCTCATAGCCCTTGGTAAGCAAGTGAAATTTTTTTCTAGAAACAGGCGAAATAAGAAACGAATTGGATTACCTTTGGTCAAGAAATACAAAAGCAATTTACCCCTACAGATTTTGGATCGAAAAACAGCCGTTTCGAAAAAATATCGGTATAGCTACAGCCGGATCCCCAAAGCTGCAAATTCCACCGTGGTAGCGACGCTTTTCAAAGGTGAAACAGGCCGAGTTGCCTCCGATGCTGATTAAAGTCAAAGGAAGATATTTCAAATCCTTATCTGACTTGAATGAACAAGACATCGACTCTCTTGACGAGTTTTTTAAGTTTACGGTTGTCAGAAATCCAATCGCGCGCGTTAGATCTGCGTACCTCGATAAAATCGCCCGCTCTCCTGCTCGAAAAGCGAAATAAGTTCGACGAAAACAGGGACTCTCAAAGAATGAGCCAGTTAGTTTTGACATGTTCTTAGACTACTTAGAATGTGGCGGAATAATTGAGAATGGACATTGGTCTTTGCAAAAAGACTTGCTGTTTTTCCCCGTTGAACAGTATGAAGTGATTTGTAAGGTGGAGAATTTACAGGCTGATCTAAGTTTAGTTTTTGCACGAATCTATGGGGAAGATCGTGAACTCATTAAAGCAGACAAGCATAAGACTAATCACAATGAGTTAATTTTATCTTCCGACCAAAAGAAACGAATACATAAGATTTATCAGGAAGATTTTGAGTTGTTTGGATATCCGCTTTCTGTAGGCGATGACTAACCAAGGTCGAATTCAAGTTGGCCATCTGAGCAATCGGTTTAGCGGGAACACGGGTGTTTATCTAGTTGCGAGGAATGTTCCATTTTCATTGGAACCGTGTTTTACGCGGAGTCGACCTGCTCGTTGTACGCATCAAGTATCCAATAAGATCTCTCCCTAAGAAACTGGTTGCGCAATGTCTCTAATTGATTGCCAAGCCGTTGGCTCGCCCGGTTTTCCTGAGTGGAGGCCATGCGCTCAATGACGACTCAGCCCTGTCGTTTTCAACGATCGTTGTGTGGAAATGATCGTTGTGTGAAAAACAGTGTTTGATGTCTCAGTGTTTGATGTCTCAGTGTTTGATGTCTCAGTGTTTGATGTCTCAGTGTTTGATGTCTCAGTGTTTGATGTCTCAGTGCAATGGTCCTTTTGTTTAGCGAAACCCCTACGGGCGGCTCATTTCCTTGGCGATTAGTCGTATTCGATTCATGTTTCTACCGAGCGGATCGTTTACAATAACAATCATCTGGCCGAAGCGAGTTTGGCTGCTAACGATTGAATTTCAAGGATTGCTACATTGACAAGCCACCGCATCGATTCACGTCGTCGATTCCTGCGAACAGCCACTTCTTTGATGGTGTCAGCCACGGTTCCCTCAACGCAGGCTCGCGCCCAAAAAACGGCTGCGAAAAGTGAGCGGATGGGGATCGGTTGTATCGGATTGCGGTATCAGGGTTCTGTTTTAGCGCATCAGGCTCAAGCCTATGGGGATATCGTTGCCCTGTGCGATGTCGATCGACATGTTCGCGAACAAGCTCGAGCGGCTTTCGGCAGCACACCAGGAATCTATGAGGACTATCGTGCATTGCTTGCCAATCCTAATATCGATGTGATCACGATTGGTAGTCCCGATCATTGGCATGCCAAAATGTTGATCGATGCCTGCCGGGCGGGCAAGGACGTGTATTGTGAAAAGCCGCTTACATTGACAATTGATGAGGGGAAACGGATTCGCGACGTGGTGGCGGATACAGGGCGAGTGGTTCAAGTGGGGTCGTGGCAACGTAGTGACCATCGCTTTCGACTTGCGGTTGAAATGGTTCGACAAGGGCGGATTGGAAAACTTCAATCGGTTGAAGTTGTGCTCGGTAAAAACAAGCAAGGAGGTCCCTTCGCCACGGATGATCCGCCACCCGAATTAAATTGGGATCTTTGGCAAGGACAAACACCCAATGTACCGTTTTGCCATGAACGATCGCATTACACCTTCCGATGGTGGTATGCGTACTCGGGCGGGCAAATGACTGATTGGGGGGCACATCACCTGGATATTGCGCAATGGGCAATTGGTGGTTATCCCATTCGGGTTGAATCGCGGGCAAAGTTTCCGCGGATCGAAAACGGTTACGACGTGGCAACAGATTTTGAGGCCACCTATCGGTATCCAGAAGAGATCGTGATGCGAGTCAAAGATTATGGTCGAAACGGGATCCTGTTTGTCGGATCCGAAGGTCGGATTTTCGTGAATCGTGGCTCGTTGAGCGGAAAACCGGTTGATCACCTCAAGGTGTCGCCGCTGACACCGGAAATGTACACCCAATATGAAATTGACAACCGATCGCGTCCCCAGCGGATGGGAAAGCTTGACGCAATTAAGAATCACATGGGGAACTTTTTTGACTGTATTGAATCACGTCGACAACCCATCTCGGACGTTGAAAGTCAACATCGGAGTGTATCGACGTGCCACCTGGGCAATATTTCCATGTGGGAAGCACGAGCGTTGAATTGGGATCCAAATGCTGAACGTTTCGTCAATGATCAAGCGGCGGATAACCATTTGAGTCGAGAACAGCGTGCGGGATATCAGGTGACTTAGGCTCCTGTCCATCGTCGACATGGCACGGCGACAGCGTTTTCCAGGCTTGGGCCAGTTCTTTGCTAGTTTTCTGGCGAGTGACTGTATCAAGCGAACAACGAATGATTCGGAAAGTTACCAGTGGGTTAAGACCGTGGAGGCGGATCGATTTTTCAGCACGGATGTGCCGGCCTCCAGGCTGGGGAAACTTGATACTCAGGTTGTATTGGTGGTAGGCTAGCAGTTACGGAACGACTGTTTAGGGAGTTTGTTCAGGGAGTTTTGCTTCATGCGTTCATTCGTCTTGTTTTTTTTCTTGTTGATGCCAACCGCCGTTTGTCTTTCGGCCGAGTTGGAATCGGAATTCGAGCAGCAGATTCGGCCACTCCTTGTTGCCAACTGTATCAAGTGTCATGGCGCTGCCAAGCAAGAGGGTGAGTTGCGGTTGGATTCTCGAAGTGGACTGTTGGCGGGTGGTGCCAGTGGTTCAGCAATCGTGCCTGGATCGCCTTCGGAAAGTTTGTTGATCCGTGCTCTCAAGCACGACGGGCTCGAAATGCCCCCCGAGAAATCTTTAGCGACTCGCGAAGTCGAAGCCTTTGTCAGCTGGATTCGCAATGGGGCCGTTTGGCCTGACAATCTTCCGCCGTTGCGAACAGCGGCAAATCAGATCGCGAATGAAGATCGAGCTTGGTGGTCCTTCCAGCCGATTCAACCACCGAATGTGCCGGTTGATCCCAGTGACAATTGGTCCCGAAATCCGATTGATCGATTTGTTTATCAGCGCCTTCAACAGCATTCGATGAGACCGGCGCCGATGGCCAGCCCAACGCTGCTCGTTCGACGATTGTATTTCGACTTGTTGGGTCTTCCGCCGACGCCAAAGCAATTGGATGATTTCTTCAAGGATGATGAATCGGTTCGTTGGGAACGATTGATCGATCAATTGCTCTCCGAGTCGGCTTACGGGGAGCATTGGGCGAGGTATTGGTTGGATCTCGTTCGCTTTGCGGAATCGGATGGTTGGAAACAGGACGCCTATCGCCTCCATATTTGGCGGTACCGTGACTACGTGGTGAAGTCGTTCAACCAAGATAAGCCCTATCCAGAGTTCGTGCGAGAACAACTTGCGGGCGACGAACTTAACCCCAACAATCCGGACTCGTTGGCAGCAACCGGATATTTGCGACTCGGAATCTATGAATACAACCAGCGCAACGCTCGAGCCCATTGGAATGATATCCTGAATGAACTGACTGATGTGACTGGAGATGTATTCTTGGGAATGGGGATGGCGTGTGCTCGTTGTCACGACCACAAGTTTGATCCGCTGCTGCAGACGGACTACTTTCGCTTGCGAGCTTTTTTTGAGCCGATGGTTTGGCGCGATGACAGAACCTATGCCACCGATTTAGAGAAAACCGTTTTTCATCGTCGCGATGCAGCTTGGCAACACGCGACGAAATCCCTGCGTCAACAGATCGACGAATTGGTCCGACCCTACCAAGATCGCAAGCAGAAAGCGACGATTGACAAATTTCCACTTGAGATTCAAGCCTGTATCCAGAAGCCTGCGGAAGATCGTACTTCCTGGGAGCATCAGATGGTTTATCTGATCGAACGACAGTTCATTGAAGAGGGCAATAGTCCGCTCAAGTCGCTCAGCAAGGATGATCAGGAGACCTACGATCAGTTACAGCAGAAATTGGTGGATTTTGAAAGTTTAAAGCCTGAAGCTTTGCCGAATCTCATGTCCGTGAGCGATTCACGAGGGAGCATTTCGCCAACGGTGGTTCCCGGGGGTTCGACTCCGATCTCCGTTGAACCCGGCTTTTTGACCGTGTTGGAAACGGATGCGCCAAACACGGTGGGAACGCCGCATAATTCGCATACCTCGGGTCGCCGAGCCGCGTTGGCGGAATGGATTGGTCACGCTGATAATCCGCTGACGTCGCGGGTGATTGTGAATCGAGTCTGGCAACAGCATTTCGGGCAGGGTATTGTCAAATCGGTCAATGATTTTGGGCAGCTTGGTGACTTGCCTTCGCATCCGGAATTGCTGGATTGGCTCGCCAGCCAATTCGTCGAAAGCGGTTGGAGTTTCAAGCATCTTCACAAGCTCATTCTGACTTCAAGTACCTGGCGGCAGGCGGTGGAGCATCCGGAGGCGATGCGTTACGAACAGATTGACCCAGCGGAAAACCTGTTGTGGCGAGCACGTGTTCGTCGCCTGAACGCGGAGCAGATTCGTGATGCGATGCTGACCGTCTCCGGGGAACTCGAAATAGGAGTTGGCGGTCCAAGCGAAGATCAAAACTCTTCACGACGAGCCCTTTACATCAAGAGTTTTCGTAACACGCCGAACGAATTGTTGCATGCATTTGATCAAGCCAATGGCTTGAAAAGTGAACCGCAAAGAAATCGGACGACGACTGCAGTCCAGTCGTTGCTGATGATCAATGGAGAATTTACGCTCGAACGTGCAGACGCATTCGCCCGTCGGGTGACAGCTGATGAAAGTCTTACAGCCAATCAAGCCGTGAATGTTGCATTTCGGCTGGCGTGGGGCCGATTGCCTGATGATCACGAACGAGAACAGGCTTTACGATTTGTCGGTCTTGAGACCAACGCCAGGGAACTCAGCGAGCATTTAGATCGTTGGAGTGATTTGTGCCATGTCTTGTTGAACTCAAACGAGTTCCTCTACGTCGATTGATTGAACGGAGCTTCGGCGTTTTAGGATTAGATTGATAGCGGAGCAGACAAGTGACTGATCGATTTGATGTTCAATGTCCCATGCCTCTTAATCGGCTGGGACGATCCCGCCGGGAATTTTTGCGCCAAAGTGGTGTCGGTTTCGGTGCGATCGCGCTTAACTGGCTGATGCAGCAGGAGCGTTCCGAGGCATCGATCGCTTCGCATCTGCCTCGTGCAAAAAACGTCATTTGGCTCTTTATGGAAGGCGGGCCGAGCCATCTTGATTTGGTCGATCCGAAGCCTTTGTTGAATCAGTTGGCGGGGCAACCATTACCAGCTGCTTTCAAAGAACCGATTACGGCAATGGGGGAAAAGGGTTCACCAATCCTGGCGTCCCCCCGTCAATGGAAGCAATACGGTGAGAGTGGACTCTGGGCTTCCGATTGGATGCCGCATATCGCGGAACAGTTAGACGACATTGCGGTGATCCGATCGTGTTGGACGAACGGTATCAATCATTCCGGTGGCGTCTGTCAAATGAATACCTGCATTGACGTTGCGGGCCGACCATCTTTGGGATCTTGGGTTAGTTATGGGCTCGGTTCGGAAAACGAGAATCTCCCTGGATTCGTCGTGATCTGTGATAGTACGGGCCAACCGGTGAACGGGCCTCGGAATTGGTCGGCGGGTTTTATGCCGGCAAGTTTCCAGGGAATTCGCATCGGTCGTTCGGAAAGTGCGCCGATCGCGAATCTTGCTCCCCCTGCTGCTTATGGGAACGACCGGCAGACAGACAAGCTAGAACTCTTACAACAGTTCAATCGAAAACATGCAATGACCAGGCCACAACAGACAGAATTGGAGGCTCGTATTCGCAGCTATGAGCTTGCCTTCCGAATGCAAGCTCGTGCTCCGGAAGCGATCGATTTGGCGGAAGAAACTCGGCAAACAAAGCGACTGTATGGTATGGATCAGCAGGAGACGCTGCCTTTCGGTAAGAACTGTTTATTGGCGAGACGTTTGGTTGAGCGGGGTGTGCGTTTTGTCCAACTTTAC encodes:
- a CDS encoding DUF1501 domain-containing protein; translated protein: MPLNRLGRSRREFLRQSGVGFGAIALNWLMQQERSEASIASHLPRAKNVIWLFMEGGPSHLDLVDPKPLLNQLAGQPLPAAFKEPITAMGEKGSPILASPRQWKQYGESGLWASDWMPHIAEQLDDIAVIRSCWTNGINHSGGVCQMNTCIDVAGRPSLGSWVSYGLGSENENLPGFVVICDSTGQPVNGPRNWSAGFMPASFQGIRIGRSESAPIANLAPPAAYGNDRQTDKLELLQQFNRKHAMTRPQQTELEARIRSYELAFRMQARAPEAIDLAEETRQTKRLYGMDQQETLPFGKNCLLARRLVERGVRFVQLYSGTGSKWDSHSAIEKNHSRLCKSMDKPVAGLLQDLKQRGLLDETLVVWGGEFGRTPMSEKGNGRDHNPTGFSIWMAGGGVKGGQVIGATDDLGLYAVEDRMHVNDIHASILWLLGLNNMELTYDHKGRPERPTINEGSFNSKLIG
- a CDS encoding transglutaminase family protein; amino-acid sequence: MNYSVTHTTSYRYSETVAVCHNRLHLAPRETDRQRCHDYRLVLNPPPKLITRQTDYFGNLVDYFSIHGAYRAFEVTSTSHVEVSPSPNFDEMQSEAWEVIRAQARETRRFSSLRHFPLLLPSARVQISEPIRSYAQQSFPANRPILEAIRELNQRIHNDFTFDQQATTIHTTVDEAFRLRRGVCQDFAHLAIACLRSLDLPARYVSGYVRTTPPAGQSRLVGADASHAWCSVYCGDCGWIDLDPTNNLLSGDSHICVAWGRDYDDVSPIQGIFVGGGHHELRVGVDMTPSDEEAKSAASEQI
- a CDS encoding sugar phosphate isomerase/epimerase is translated as MNPTTAQRTRRQFGQQAIGTTVTCLTALSHASQAAETIAPTKPFSLKYILGSPMYGTTPLPVVSQQAKVIGANYIDLWPRPHADHREQMESMGRLKFQQMLQKHNLKLGMLTRYDLGPYRLASEIELLRDFDGKLIVCGAQQQTGDSLKKRVAKFVESMKPHVAIAEAHDVVIGIENHSGNLLSSPDSLRYFADYAKSPHLGLAMAPYHLPQDPNLIGSLIRHLGKRHLAFFQAWQHGKGCMKKLPKADELLQMPGRGKLDFQPIVAALRDIQYDGWTEIFMHPVPRGIPILPTTQEVSEEINQARSYLSRCVSQVNRQ
- a CDS encoding circularly permuted type 2 ATP-grasp protein, whose amino-acid sequence is MSALKQFTQQAPFPGYTSAPGSYDEIIDTRGGLRPHWKRFIESSAGLTAEDFGRRWSQAQRLLRENSLAHPEPATRPTHGDHPWTLDALPLMIANDEWKTVSSALQQRARLLDLTLRDLYGPQRLLTGNILPPEVVFRHPGFQLPYCEARPAEERLLHFYAADLARSPDGIWWVVADRCEAPSGAGFALQNRIASSRILPDVIHACQVERLAPFFLAVRRQMTRLSQRGADARVILLSQAAGSDNYLEEAFLARYLGYTLAEAGDLAIRDQRLHLKTLGGLSPVDVLIRRPNSEECDPLELSTTASFGVAGLVQSWHSGQVAIANSLGSGLVESPIFMAFLPQICLALLGEPLAMPGVETFWCGDPNSLKHVLDQLDQLSVKPAYRRRGLAQTQARRLSEMDPDRLRKLILRDPAAFVAQERVVRSSVPVWANSQFHQSFIALRSFAVADDDDYTIMPGALSRVSSSLTPLDRSLLAGEHSKDTWVLADGPVTQVTLLRTAGDDLKLRRGGVDLPSRAAEHFYWLGRHAVRAEISGKLLRAVTLRLTREEDTDELPELPVLLRILAERGQIEPGFVVDAIKDQLPAIENALPAAVFDDQQPGTMRSTVSELVFLSSTVRDLMSIDTWRIIRQMNVDSWPDSESQSLLPVLDQLETLLLQLAAFGGHVSESMTRTHAWRFLDLGRRLERSMQISSIIRTVVEQDQQPNYQALEALLEIFDGVMTYRSRYHTRVEWGPVLDLLLQDESNPRSLAYQLALCATHVSDLPSIGQEDTHRTEQSLADGILNHLRNMDLLSSLQPLKYEASNPLINLLTIAEVTLPELSNVISHKYFFHAGPTQHRL
- a CDS encoding Gfo/Idh/MocA family oxidoreductase is translated as MTSHRIDSRRRFLRTATSLMVSATVPSTQARAQKTAAKSERMGIGCIGLRYQGSVLAHQAQAYGDIVALCDVDRHVREQARAAFGSTPGIYEDYRALLANPNIDVITIGSPDHWHAKMLIDACRAGKDVYCEKPLTLTIDEGKRIRDVVADTGRVVQVGSWQRSDHRFRLAVEMVRQGRIGKLQSVEVVLGKNKQGGPFATDDPPPELNWDLWQGQTPNVPFCHERSHYTFRWWYAYSGGQMTDWGAHHLDIAQWAIGGYPIRVESRAKFPRIENGYDVATDFEATYRYPEEIVMRVKDYGRNGILFVGSEGRIFVNRGSLSGKPVDHLKVSPLTPEMYTQYEIDNRSRPQRMGKLDAIKNHMGNFFDCIESRRQPISDVESQHRSVSTCHLGNISMWEARALNWDPNAERFVNDQAADNHLSREQRAGYQVT
- a CDS encoding PSD1 and planctomycete cytochrome C domain-containing protein → MRSFVLFFFLLMPTAVCLSAELESEFEQQIRPLLVANCIKCHGAAKQEGELRLDSRSGLLAGGASGSAIVPGSPSESLLIRALKHDGLEMPPEKSLATREVEAFVSWIRNGAVWPDNLPPLRTAANQIANEDRAWWSFQPIQPPNVPVDPSDNWSRNPIDRFVYQRLQQHSMRPAPMASPTLLVRRLYFDLLGLPPTPKQLDDFFKDDESVRWERLIDQLLSESAYGEHWARYWLDLVRFAESDGWKQDAYRLHIWRYRDYVVKSFNQDKPYPEFVREQLAGDELNPNNPDSLAATGYLRLGIYEYNQRNARAHWNDILNELTDVTGDVFLGMGMACARCHDHKFDPLLQTDYFRLRAFFEPMVWRDDRTYATDLEKTVFHRRDAAWQHATKSLRQQIDELVRPYQDRKQKATIDKFPLEIQACIQKPAEDRTSWEHQMVYLIERQFIEEGNSPLKSLSKDDQETYDQLQQKLVDFESLKPEALPNLMSVSDSRGSISPTVVPGGSTPISVEPGFLTVLETDAPNTVGTPHNSHTSGRRAALAEWIGHADNPLTSRVIVNRVWQQHFGQGIVKSVNDFGQLGDLPSHPELLDWLASQFVESGWSFKHLHKLILTSSTWRQAVEHPEAMRYEQIDPAENLLWRARVRRLNAEQIRDAMLTVSGELEIGVGGPSEDQNSSRRALYIKSFRNTPNELLHAFDQANGLKSEPQRNRTTTAVQSLLMINGEFTLERADAFARRVTADESLTANQAVNVAFRLAWGRLPDDHEREQALRFVGLETNARELSEHLDRWSDLCHVLLNSNEFLYVD